Within the Phaseolus vulgaris cultivar G19833 chromosome 9, P. vulgaris v2.0, whole genome shotgun sequence genome, the region TAGTACTTTCACCCGGCATGTTAACTATGAATTTTAAAGATAAGATCCAATATTATAAAGATCTTTCAGTAGAATGAAAAAGTCCATGATAGAAACAAGGATATTCCATAAGAACTCTGAAGATTTAGCAAAagttgagaagaaaaaaatgcatttaAAATACAGTTGAATAAATGAATATGAAGGGAAAAATCCAAAAAGAAAAAGTAGAAAGGGAAATGTGAAGAGCATAAAAGTAAAATGTGATGTGTTGGGTGAGAAGAAAAAAGTTGGATTCTATGGGCATAAATGCAACAATTCATATATTGGCACGTGGATTAGGTGAGCGTAGGAGTATGTAGGAATTGGTGAGTGTATGGCAATTTAAAGCATAGAAGCTTTTCTAGATGGGATGGGGACATTTTTTAGAATGATCGTAGTTAAGAATGTGAAACAAATATTACATTAATACCCTACTACAAATTATCAGGTTTCTTGGGTTCAATTAATTCGTATGCATTGACAATTAAAAGTTGTCAGGATTATCATAAACTCATAATAATACTTCAAATCGTTATTTGATAAGAATTTTAAGTTTTAGTGGATTTAACATTTATACTTTGGAGTtgcatatttaaataatgatattaatattttaaatgaattacATGTGTTTAATATTGTTCTTGTCAGATCGATTAAAATCTGAATGAGCTCTTCTAGTCTCTTCtagcaataataataaaatttatctttttataaaGAAGGttgtttagatttttttattaatgtttttatttcttttactaatataagtaatttattcctattacaatattattaatatttatatttttgtttatgtattctttattaatttaaatttaattaattaatattttaaaattttaaattaaaattctttGTTAgacttacaaaaaaaatatttaaagactCAAAGATCTACCATGAAACCAAAAATTTGATCAGATCTTCTATCTAGTGATACATAAGACATACATAAATAGTTCAAACAATGATCAGGTTTGGAGGACAAATCCCctaattgttttattttctgactaaattaaaacaatatattcattaaaaaaaggattatttcaataaattatttaaaagaataatacattgattgttgttttaaaatgtgtaaaataAGTTTAAACTAGATATGATGTGTGACGAAAGGAGGAGAATTTACAGTTAGGTACACTTTTTTTCGTTTCGTCACTAATTCTTGTTCCATTCTAACTAAATTTGACTCCTTCTTCCTCAGAGTTACTATCCTTCATTAAAGACACATTCATAACAAAAATTCCCTTTTTGCCGTCTACTACCGCTCATTTAATCCAAATGTAAATCCATGCAACAtatattatacttttaaaattacTACCGCGTCAACTAATTTTTAATTgccaagaaaaatatataaaaaaaaatgctacATTTTAAGACAAAGTTATTCAatcttttgttaaatataaaaataagtaagaCAAAACAATGCATATGCAAACATAAGTTACGTATATATCTTTATAAAGAGGATTTTTATAAgtataatgaattattttttaatttattaaattaatcacATGAGACAGAGACAGTTTTTATGTGCAAACcaactttttattcttttcttaatttcttattttaagacAACAATATATTTCTCACCCTCATACACCAAAACtcacatatcaaataaaatattttcatttccaATGAGTCTATCCACTCTATTTCTAATCACTCTCTCCACCCTATTTCAAAATTCTATCATTTGGTAAAATTATCATTCTTTTTGCATCTATCATCAAGTGAATCCTAACCTTAACCTGAATATTATCACACCCTCTGATCTCAAAACCACCaatggaagaaaagaaaaaacttgaagaaaaagagaaactcaaaatcaattcattatttttcttttacatattattttttgtttttcaattttgactCATCAAAagttatttatgtatttatgttaaattagatatttataattattttaaaaatcatactATCATTAGGTGGAAAGTATAGACATTTCAAAAAAGGAAAATAGTTTTTTTGACACTTATGTTTCAActactaaatattaatattttaatttttaaaattattttaacattttacattttacttatatttttattaaagagaaaaattaaaaaaaaaatttaattttttaatttttttatattataaatattaatattttattataaatgtaaaGTGGAGTAGTATGAAAATATCATCaccattaaaagaaaaaactacTTACCAATTACTAATGAGATATTTGTAAAGCAGTTTACATGAAACCGTCCCTTTCAATGCAGTACCCCCACCACCCACAACAAAAAACCAAACCACAACAAATTCCGATCAAACCAAAGCTCAATCAAATTACCAGATTTCAATCAATTATCTTTCTCTTGCAAGAAAAATCTATAGAAATCAACACCTATCCTAATTTCAGAACGCGTTTACTTTAGATCCAAAACACTTCACAATACAGCACTTGTCTTTCCAACAGCGTAACTTCTACTTCTGGGATACGCTTTCGGAAGACCGCGAACAACCCCATCAGACAAATCATAAGGCGTGTCCTCGTCGATCCGGCCCATGCCAACGCTCGTGGACTTCGGAAGCCCATTAGATGAAAGGGGCCGGGCCTGGGCTTCGGCCTGGGCCTGCTGTTTCAGAACCAAATCCACGTCGATTCTGTCGACCAAAGTCCTGGCAGAAGCAGCTCTCAGAAGCTCCGCGAAATCCTCGTTATCGGACCGTGACGTGGCAACACTGTAGCTCCTGGGCAGAGCCTGGAATTTGCCAGCAGCATCAACAGGGCTGCTATAGTTCATGTTGTGACCACACTGTGTTATGCTTCTGACGTAAGCATCCCTCGCTTTTCCCAATACTCTGAAAGGCGTGGTTATGATCCACACCAACTTGTTCTGCTTCTGTTCCTTACCCTTTCCCATGATTTCCAAAGTTACTTGTATTATTTTCAAACTGGTTGAGAAAGACTAGATAAACGAAATCGGATGAAggattcttttaattttgggtGAAAGAGGAGAATTATGATTTTTGAAAGAATGATGGAGAGAACGAGGGTGTTAAAAACAGAATGAAAGGAAGGTGGGTATGAAACT harbors:
- the LOC137821768 gene encoding uncharacterized protein — encoded protein: MGKGKEQKQNKLVWIITTPFRVLGKARDAYVRSITQCGHNMNYSSPVDAAGKFQALPRSYSVATSRSDNEDFAELLRAASARTLVDRIDVDLVLKQQAQAEAQARPLSSNGLPKSTSVGMGRIDEDTPYDLSDGVVRGLPKAYPRSRSYAVGKTSAVL